The DNA window ATAGAATTTGAATTTGAAGACCAATCTTGTTATGCCATCATGCACATGATTGTTCTGAAGATGATTTATTTCATGGTAAATTTAAAGATTTTTTTCCCACAGGTCTACGATACACTGGCAGTTACTCCAAAGCCATTTtttaaagggcataaaaacattttGGGTCCATATTTTCTTTGACTTTCTTTGCCCAAATCTTTCAAACAACTTCAGCCATAAACAAACACACCAAACCTGTAAAGGCCTTTTGATCAAAGTATGTCACATTTGTCAATTAGTATACATTTGCACAACATGAGTTAGTTGACTAATTTAAACCTGTGACATGATCTAAACAGAAGGCCTTTAAAAGGGTCAAATTTTAAGAGAACATTGCATGTTTGATATTTTAGTTGTTAACTGAATTTTATTGACAAATAGCaacaaaagtaaaaaacaacaactcatgaatccaacattttttacacCCTTCAAAATAATTAGTCCTGTTTTGCTTTAGAGGTAATTAAATgtaatgtattatgtgtgtattaaAGTATTAGGCACATGTACTACTAAACCAGTGGTGATCTAGGATGTTTTCACACTAATGTATTGTACATTTAAAGTATTATTTTATTGTGGCGAATGTCATGTGAGAATTCTGAGGATTTTTGTTGAATATCATTCAGTTTATATTCTTATTTATTAAATGTACAGGCTCCACTCACCTGATTGATGGTGACCTCATCTACGTTTCCAGTCCTGGCTGACAAGAAGACCACATCCACTTGAGGAGCATCCTGAAACTTGAAGCCCAAAAAGTTTAACCAACAAAGAAGACAGAAAGGTAAGAATGTAGAAGACAGAACAATTAAATGCAGATGACAGAAAGGTAAGAATGTAGAAGACAGAAAAGTAGAGTGTAGAAGACAGAAAGGTAGAATGTAGAAGACAGAAAAGTAAGAATGTCGAAGACAGAAAAGTAGAATGTAGAAGACAGAAAAGTAGAACGTAGAAGACAGAAAAGTAGAATGTAGAAGACAGAAAGGTAGAATGTAGAAGACAGAAAGGTAGAATGTGGAAGACAGAAAGGTAGAATGTAGAAGACAGAAAGGTAGAATGTGGAAGACAGAAAGGTAGAATGTAGAAGACAGAAAAGTAGAATGTAGAAGACAGAAAAGTAGAATGTCGAAGACAGAAAACTCACCAGCTGGTCTTCCACCTCTTCTTTAATTGCCTTTGTTTTCTGACCAGAGCTCATCCTTTTGTTCTTCTTTATGCTTTTCTTGCTTAGTTTCGTGTACACACCTTCTTCACACACTTTttgatttttcttctttttttttgcagattGTGTCTCTTCTTCTGTGCTGACCCCAGAATATTTTCTTTTACCTTTTTCTGCTTTTGTCTTTGGAGTTGTCTTAGCTTGCTTGTTCTTTGCCGGTTTTTCATTATCACCTTCTACTTTGCCtgctttcttctttttcttcttattcTGCTTCAGCTCCTCCACCTCCTGAGTGTCTGATGCTAATGCACACTCCGCTAACTGGACTTGTTTCTTCTTTTCGTTTGTCGTTATTTCCTTCTTTGCTTTGTCTTTTTTCCTCTTTGTCCTGTGTTTCATTTGGTCTTCTGCAATCACACCTGCCATCATATTTTTCTCTTTCTTGGACAccttttcttcttcctcctccatcTTTACAtgttcatgtttcatgtgtgtccCCTTGTCCTTTACcttgtttttgttcttcttctcACTCTTTGGCTCTTCTTGTTGGAGCCACTCTTTCTTTTTAATATCTTCTTTTTCATCGGAAATTTCAAAGCCGTTTGTttgaatatgtttatttttgtctttttttacttttttaggcACCTTCTCTACTTTTTCCTCCATCTTTACatattcatgtttcatttgtgtcCCCTTATCCTTTACCTTgttgttctttttcttcttctcactCTTTGGCTCTTCTTGTTGGAGCCACTCTTCCTTTTTAATATCTTCTTTTTCATCGGACATTTCAAAGCCGTTTGTTTGAATACgtttatttttgtcttttttgactTTTTTAGGCACCTTCTCTACTTCTTCCTCCATCTTTACATGTTCATTTTTCATTTGTGTCGCCCAATCCTTTACCTTGTTGCTCTTCTTCTCACTCTTTGGATCTTCATGTTGGAACCACTCTTTCTTTTTAATATCTTTTGTGTCATCGGAAATGTCAGAACTGTCTGTTTGAATACGTTTATTTTTGTCTTTCTTTGCCAAGCCATCTTCCTCTACTAAAACTTTTTTATGTTTAGTTTTATTCTTCAACTTTTTCTCTGGACTTGTTTTCTCCTTTTTGACTGGTCCTGGTGTAGTTCCCATTTGTTTGTCAGCCGTCTCATTCTTTTTAATCTTCTGTTTGTGCCTTTTTTCATTATTTCCATCCAAAACATCAGAACCATTTTCCGGATTCCAAGAGTCAGTGACAGAtttcttatttttcttcttctcttgCAAGTCGCCCACTCCATCCAAACACTCCTCTGCTTCCATTGTCCAGTTCTCtttttttactttcttctttttcttgtagTCAGCAGTGGCATTTTTGATTTTACAAGGCGACGTTTGTTCTTTTTTGTGTTTCTTATTCTTCTGAAGATTCTCACCGGCCTCGTCCTCAACCTTCATTTTCTCCTCGTCGTTTGATGTGCTTACAGAAGAACTCCTTGGGTTTTTCTGAGCAAATAAATATAGCAATATTTTATACATTACATTTGTTTTCCTAATTTGACTGCAGTGGTTGTGTGCATGCAACAAACCTCACAATGCTGCTTAGGTAGAGATTCTTGATCAATGTCTTTTTGCAGAGCAAATCTCTTCACCTATGTGGGGAACAAAACCAAACTTAAAGACCTGCCACCAAATATAATTAACATTTAACTTTTCAAAAGGCCCAAAAACTCTTATGAATCTTGTCTGGCGAGTCGCAacaacaggcatgtgatttgaacttaatgaaaaagactaaaaataagcTGGGGGTCCAGGGGCCAGAGGTCCCCAGCAAGGTCCAGCGAGGTGCCTTGGTGGGGGTGACAAGGGGggcaatgaaaattaaatttagcatttagacaggctacactgtagcaaaagtcatcacatgtctgccaaaatcatgtgtgttcttaaatagGTATTCCACATCTTCCATGTCGAttgcagttttgatttgggcttacatggtaaacaactcaaattaatgtgttgggcattgttttatccagacgcatacatttgtccaaatgtggccaagtagacgcattatggatttcctggacgtcgtctacatcgctaatcGCTTGTCAGCCAGAGAGGATCGGCGTTagtgatcggcattaaaaggcaaTAATCTACgattattcttttcacaaaaatcGATCAGTGGCTGATCAAACGGCACATACCTAGTTCATGCTTTTGGGCATGAGCTTTCACGTTTTGGAAGCTTCTAAATGCTGTGTTTTACAGTATTTTGTGTCAGTTGATACTGTGTGACGTCACAATGTGATAGACGTACATTTTCGGGCATTTCTCATGTCTTTCAGCCAACCTCCTCCCCGTCAGCTTCAGGCTGTGAGATGGTTGTGACCGTTTCCTGCAGCCTCTGGTGTTATTCCATCTAGTTTCAACCCCCTACCGCATGCTTTGATGTCTATAAATTAAGtacttctgtttttatttttccaCGGGACtgttttgttgaggtggacgacTACGAAATCGATTAGCCACTAAACTCTGACGGGATAAGACGACGCCATTGCGACATTCGTACACGCACAATAACACAGATGTGTGACATAATTACTAGTAAAAGCAGCCTTTTCTTATGCAGCTCTGTACCGATACAAGAGTAGGCAGGTGTACGTAATGTTGTGATCGGTGAATCTATATACTGTTATTGAAGATTAATCTCGACCGTGTCTGAAAAAAAGTTtctaaatgtttgttttgtttattgaaATAGattatttaccaaaaaaaaaaaatggtatcagTGACGGCATGCACGAATGTAGCTGCTATAAAATCAGTTGACAAGAAGTGACGTGGTCCTTGCGCATACGTAGGGCAATCGCGTCTTCTGGTACGGATCGTGTTGTGACAGGCAGCTAAACCTCCGCTATGGTGGCCAATACCAGACAATCAGTACACTGAGCGAGAGCGTGGGGATGGCTTAAAAACATCTTTTTAATAATCGGTTAATAAAAGTTGTAGATTTTCTTTAAATCTTAGTAAAAAAGACTCACGATTCTGACGTGAATTAATTTTTTTCTCTACCCGTACCGACTATATTTTTAAACAGTAGTATTCTTGTACTGATTAAGTGTCTGgatgaaaatgcaaaaaaaatatttagattagggctgggcgatacatcaagtttgtaagatgtatcgatatatttttaaacaagatatgaatgaaGAAATAACGTAATAtctatataatttatttcacgttaaaattaccatccccatccatccatccatttgctaccgcttattcccttcggggtcgcggggggcgctggagcctatttcagctacaattgggcggaaggcggggtacaccctggacaagtcgccacctcatcgcagggcaaacacagatagacagacaacattcacactcacattcacacacaatttagtgttgccaatcaacctatccccaggtgcatgtcttgtaAAAATGACCAAAcatcgcttatttgttgtgttccttgttctaccCCGCTAGTCACTCCctctcatgggctactaaacaACCTCCCCTTCCTTCTTCCAAGACATgcttggttggttgtttactatgatgag is part of the Entelurus aequoreus isolate RoL-2023_Sb linkage group LG22, RoL_Eaeq_v1.1, whole genome shotgun sequence genome and encodes:
- the knop1 gene encoding lysine-rich nucleolar protein 1, with the protein product MKVEDEAGENLQKNKKHKKEQTSPCKIKNATADYKKKKKVKKENWTMEAEECLDGVGDLQEKKKNKKSVTDSWNPENGSDVLDGNNEKRHKQKIKKNETADKQMGTTPGPVKKEKTSPEKKLKNKTKHKKVLVEEDGLAKKDKNKRIQTDSSDISDDTKDIKKKEWFQHEDPKSEKKSNKVKDWATQMKNEHVKMEEEVEKVPKKVKKDKNKRIQTNGFEMSDEKEDIKKEEWLQQEEPKSEKKKKNNKVKDKGTQMKHEYVKMEEKVEKVPKKVKKDKNKHIQTNGFEISDEKEDIKKKEWLQQEEPKSEKKNKNKVKDKGTHMKHEHVKMEEEEEKVSKKEKNMMAGVIAEDQMKHRTKRKKDKAKKEITTNEKKKQVQLAECALASDTQEVEELKQNKKKKKKAGKVEGDNEKPAKNKQAKTTPKTKAEKGKRKYSGVSTEEETQSAKKKKKNQKVCEEGVYTKLSKKSIKKNKRMSSGQKTKAIKEEVEDQLFQDAPQVDVVFLSARTGNVDEVTINQERRQALQMEIDKASQPEPVDQPSGFGQWGTAQFESSQQQQKFLRLMGGFKKPPPATTSTAKTNMALCKDTQEHLQQGLVQEFERAHSRRMDHNSRGAGLGFSAPFNKKFYIDISTRRSVHFDD